A genomic region of Xanthomonas campestris pv. phormiicola contains the following coding sequences:
- the cydB gene encoding cytochrome d ubiquinol oxidase subunit II has product MDMATVLPVIWFGVIGFGVLMYVLLDGFVLGLGILAPFAEDEDQLDLMMNTAAPIWDGNETWLVLGGAGLLAAFPKAYALILSALYLPVLLMLIALVFRGVAFEFRFKAHRSRYLWGWAFALGSLCAAFWQGVILGALVEGMPLQGGKYLGGVLGWFSPFSMLTGAAVVFGYALLGGSWLILKTEGPMRRIARSLTRPLVLVVVVFMGLVSAWLPFLDSRIMARWFHDGHFWWLSPVPLLVLLNAFALWRAAMAQGRDARPFVLTLCFFVLGFFGLVLGIWPNIVPPGLSIWDAASPPSSQGFVLAGLVVLLPVILGYTAWSYRVFRGKITADSGYHH; this is encoded by the coding sequence ATGGACATGGCCACCGTGCTGCCGGTGATCTGGTTCGGGGTGATCGGGTTCGGCGTGCTGATGTACGTGCTGCTGGACGGCTTCGTGCTCGGCCTGGGCATCCTCGCCCCGTTCGCCGAGGACGAGGACCAGCTCGACCTGATGATGAACACCGCCGCGCCGATCTGGGACGGCAACGAGACCTGGCTGGTGCTCGGCGGCGCCGGCCTGCTGGCCGCGTTCCCCAAGGCCTATGCGTTGATCCTGTCGGCGCTGTACCTGCCGGTGCTGCTGATGCTGATCGCGCTGGTGTTCCGCGGCGTGGCGTTCGAATTCCGCTTCAAGGCGCATCGCTCCAGGTACCTGTGGGGCTGGGCGTTCGCGCTGGGCTCCCTGTGCGCGGCGTTCTGGCAGGGCGTGATCCTCGGCGCGCTGGTCGAGGGCATGCCGCTGCAGGGCGGCAAGTATCTCGGCGGCGTGCTCGGCTGGTTCAGCCCGTTCTCGATGCTGACCGGCGCGGCGGTGGTGTTCGGCTATGCGCTGCTCGGCGGCAGCTGGCTGATCCTGAAGACAGAAGGGCCGATGCGGCGCATCGCGCGTTCGCTGACCCGGCCGCTGGTGCTGGTGGTGGTGGTGTTCATGGGCCTGGTCAGCGCCTGGCTGCCGTTCCTGGACTCGCGGATCATGGCGCGCTGGTTCCACGACGGCCATTTCTGGTGGCTGTCGCCGGTGCCGCTGCTGGTGCTGCTCAACGCGTTCGCGCTGTGGCGCGCGGCGATGGCGCAGGGCCGCGATGCGCGCCCGTTCGTGCTGACCCTGTGCTTCTTCGTGCTCGGTTTCTTCGGGCTGGTGCTGGGCATCTGGCCGAACATCGTGCCGCCGGGGCTGAGCATCTGGGACGCGGCGTCGCCGCCGTCCTCGCAGGGTTTCGTGCTGGCCGGACTGGTGGTGCTGCTGCCGGTGATCCTGGGCTATACGGCATGGTCGTACCGGGTGTTCCGCGGCAAGATCACGGCCGACAGCGGCTACCACCACTGA
- a CDS encoding AMP-binding protein, producing the protein MPVASSAVSPPLLHPLAIGDLHRPLAYAGGQHIDLATFLGHVRGLAAALPPGRHALNLCEDRYRFMVAFCAVALRGQTSLLPSSRAPAVVAEVQRSHADSYCLGDLALAESPPRYWQLPDPLPSLDGAMPQLAADALVAIGFTSGSTGAPKPNPKTWGNFLTSTRQDLLALVGLWEADAVPQVVATVPPQHMYGMELSVLLPLVTPLAVHAGRPFFPEDVARALAQVPAPRLLVTTPVHLRALVESGIALPPLAGIVSATAPLAQDLAAAAEARFGGQVREMFGSTETCVFASRRTACEAQWTPLPGVRVAPQPDGTLVHAPHLPQPVLLADLMDVDADGRFQVRGRQADLLEIAGKRASLADLTRRLLAVPGVVDGAMLQLEPEPGHTVGRIAAVVVAPSLDEAAILAALRRELDPVFLPRRLRKLDALPRNETGKLPRDRLLALLAGARAG; encoded by the coding sequence ATGCCTGTCGCTTCGTCCGCCGTTTCCCCGCCGCTCCTGCATCCGCTTGCCATCGGCGACCTGCACCGCCCGCTGGCCTACGCCGGCGGCCAGCACATCGATCTGGCCACGTTCCTCGGCCATGTGCGCGGCCTGGCGGCGGCGCTGCCGCCGGGGCGGCATGCGCTGAACCTGTGCGAGGACCGCTACCGGTTCATGGTCGCGTTCTGCGCGGTGGCGCTGCGCGGGCAGACCTCGCTGCTGCCGTCCTCGCGCGCGCCGGCAGTAGTCGCCGAGGTGCAGCGCAGCCATGCCGACAGCTATTGCCTGGGCGACCTGGCGCTGGCCGAGTCGCCGCCGCGCTACTGGCAGCTGCCCGACCCGTTGCCGAGCCTGGACGGCGCCATGCCGCAGCTTGCGGCCGATGCGCTGGTCGCGATCGGCTTCACGTCCGGCAGCACCGGCGCGCCCAAGCCCAACCCCAAGACCTGGGGCAACTTCCTGACCAGCACGCGCCAGGACCTGCTGGCGCTGGTCGGCCTGTGGGAGGCGGACGCGGTGCCGCAGGTGGTGGCGACGGTGCCGCCGCAGCACATGTACGGCATGGAGCTGTCGGTGTTGCTGCCGCTGGTGACGCCGCTGGCGGTGCATGCCGGGCGGCCGTTCTTCCCCGAGGACGTGGCGCGCGCGCTGGCGCAGGTGCCGGCGCCGCGGCTGCTGGTGACCACGCCGGTGCACCTGCGCGCGCTGGTCGAATCCGGCATCGCCCTGCCGCCGCTGGCCGGCATCGTCTCGGCCACCGCGCCGCTGGCGCAGGACCTAGCCGCGGCCGCCGAGGCGCGTTTCGGCGGGCAGGTGCGCGAGATGTTCGGCTCCACCGAAACCTGCGTGTTCGCCAGCCGCCGCACCGCCTGCGAGGCGCAGTGGACGCCGCTGCCGGGCGTGCGCGTGGCGCCGCAACCGGACGGCACCCTGGTGCACGCGCCGCACCTGCCGCAGCCGGTGCTGCTGGCCGACCTGATGGACGTGGACGCCGACGGCCGTTTCCAGGTGCGCGGCCGCCAGGCCGACCTGCTGGAGATCGCCGGCAAGCGCGCCTCGCTGGCCGACCTGACCCGGCGCCTGCTGGCCGTGCCGGGCGTGGTCGACGGCGCGATGCTGCAACTGGAGCCGGAGCCCGGCCACACGGTCGGCCGCATCGCCGCGGTGGTGGTCGCGCCGAGCCTGGACGAAGCCGCGATCCTGGCCGCGTTGCGCCGCGAGCTGGACCCGGTGTTCCTGCCGCGCCGCCTGCGCAAGCTCGATGCCCTGCCGCGCAATGAGACCGGCAAGCTGCCGCGCGACCGCTTGCTGGCATTGTTGGCGGGCGCGCGCGCGGGCTGA
- a CDS encoding prolyl oligopeptidase family serine peptidase, which translates to MRRVTLCVVLLSLSLSCLAPLAAAQDAAAPLTIEQAMADPDWIGPPVEAAWWAWDGRQVQYQLKRAGSPVRDTYRQGTDGAAAQRVEDTQRSTLDAANPVYDARRQRMLFVRNGDVFLRDLRSGALTQLTRSNDAAARPQFTTDGGALWRVGNDWYRWSAGGGTLQAAVLKAERDPDAAPKPDALREQQLRTLETLARDRAQRELARQQEKAWRRADGSRAPAPVYLGEDVAIDDSALSPDGRHLLVVTHAKGGDEGRDGKMPKYVTESGYEEFQETRTRVGRNPPLAQTLWLVDVSAGSARKLDVAALPGIDADPLAALRKAARQEPLKGPRAIRVETDGDGAGPAIHWSDDGRNAAVMLRAVDNKDRWIASVDLDKATLQNRHRLTDAAWIGWSFNDFGWLADNQTLWLLSEQSGYAHLYTQRGNDKPRQRTSGKWEVSAPVATADGQGFLFLCNRKWPGDYEVCKLDLRDDRVSELTALDGVEDFALSPDGQQLLVRYSGSYLPPQLAVVPVAGGSARVLTDTRSAAFKARDWIQPQYVQVPSRHGAGVVWGKYYGPQHPEPGKRYPIVMFVHGAGYLQNVSARYTPYFREQMFHNLLVQKGYVVLDLDYRASAGYGRDWRTAIYRNMGHPELEDYLDGLDWLVADKQGDHDRAGIYGGSYGGFMTYMALFRSPGTFKAGAALRPVGDWTQYNHEYTANILNTPELDPQAYRASSPIEYAAGLRDHLLIAHGMVDDNVFFRDSVSMSQKLIELHKDNWEIAPYPLEKHGFTRADSWLDEYKRVLKLFEQQLK; encoded by the coding sequence ATGCGTCGCGTAACCCTGTGCGTTGTGTTGCTGTCCCTGTCCCTGTCCTGCCTGGCGCCGCTGGCCGCCGCGCAGGATGCCGCCGCCCCGTTGACCATCGAGCAGGCGATGGCCGATCCGGACTGGATCGGGCCGCCGGTCGAGGCGGCATGGTGGGCCTGGGACGGGCGCCAGGTGCAGTACCAGCTCAAGCGCGCCGGCAGCCCGGTGCGCGACACCTACCGCCAGGGCACCGATGGCGCCGCCGCGCAGCGGGTGGAGGACACCCAGCGCAGTACCCTGGACGCGGCCAACCCGGTCTACGACGCGCGCCGCCAGCGCATGCTGTTCGTGCGCAACGGCGACGTGTTCCTGCGCGACCTGCGCAGCGGCGCGCTGACCCAGCTGACCCGCAGCAACGACGCCGCGGCGCGCCCGCAGTTCACCACCGACGGCGGCGCGCTGTGGCGGGTCGGCAACGACTGGTACCGCTGGAGCGCCGGCGGCGGCACGCTGCAGGCGGCGGTGCTCAAGGCCGAGCGCGATCCCGACGCCGCGCCCAAGCCCGATGCGCTGCGCGAGCAGCAGCTGCGCACCCTGGAAACCCTGGCCCGCGATCGCGCGCAGCGCGAGCTGGCGCGGCAGCAGGAAAAAGCCTGGCGCCGCGCCGACGGCAGCCGCGCGCCGGCGCCGGTGTACCTGGGCGAAGACGTGGCCATCGACGACAGCGCGCTGTCGCCGGACGGCCGCCACCTGCTGGTGGTGACCCACGCCAAGGGCGGCGACGAAGGCCGCGACGGCAAGATGCCCAAGTACGTGACCGAATCGGGCTACGAGGAATTCCAGGAAACCCGCACCCGCGTCGGCCGCAATCCGCCGCTGGCGCAGACGCTGTGGCTGGTGGACGTGAGCGCCGGCAGCGCGCGCAAGCTCGACGTCGCCGCCCTGCCCGGCATCGACGCCGATCCGCTGGCGGCGCTGCGCAAGGCGGCCAGGCAGGAGCCGCTGAAGGGCCCGCGCGCGATTCGCGTGGAGACCGACGGCGATGGCGCCGGTCCGGCGATCCACTGGAGCGACGACGGCCGCAATGCCGCGGTGATGCTGCGCGCGGTGGACAACAAGGACCGCTGGATCGCCAGCGTCGATCTGGACAAGGCCACGCTGCAGAACCGCCACCGCCTCACCGATGCGGCCTGGATCGGCTGGAGCTTCAACGACTTCGGCTGGCTGGCGGACAACCAGACGCTGTGGCTGCTGTCCGAGCAATCCGGCTATGCGCACCTGTACACCCAGCGCGGCAACGACAAGCCGCGGCAACGCACCTCGGGCAAATGGGAAGTCTCCGCGCCGGTCGCCACTGCCGACGGCCAGGGCTTCCTGTTCCTGTGCAACCGCAAGTGGCCGGGCGACTACGAGGTGTGCAAGCTCGACCTGCGCGACGACCGCGTCAGCGAACTGACCGCACTCGACGGCGTGGAAGACTTCGCGCTGTCGCCGGACGGCCAGCAGCTGCTGGTGCGCTATTCGGGCAGCTACCTGCCGCCGCAGCTGGCGGTGGTGCCGGTGGCCGGCGGCAGCGCGCGCGTCCTGACCGACACGCGCAGCGCCGCGTTCAAGGCGCGCGACTGGATCCAGCCGCAGTACGTGCAAGTGCCGTCCAGGCACGGCGCCGGCGTGGTCTGGGGCAAGTACTACGGCCCGCAGCATCCCGAGCCCGGCAAGCGCTACCCGATCGTGATGTTCGTGCACGGCGCCGGCTACCTGCAGAACGTGTCGGCGCGCTACACCCCGTATTTCCGCGAGCAGATGTTCCACAACCTGCTGGTGCAGAAGGGCTACGTGGTGCTCGACCTGGACTACCGCGCCAGCGCCGGCTACGGCCGCGACTGGCGCACCGCGATCTATCGCAACATGGGCCATCCGGAGCTGGAGGACTACCTGGACGGCCTGGACTGGCTGGTCGCCGACAAGCAGGGCGACCACGACCGCGCCGGCATCTACGGCGGTTCCTACGGCGGCTTCATGACCTACATGGCGCTGTTCCGCAGCCCCGGCACGTTCAAGGCCGGCGCCGCGCTGCGCCCGGTCGGCGACTGGACCCAGTACAACCACGAGTACACCGCCAACATCCTCAACACCCCGGAACTGGACCCGCAGGCCTACCGCGCCTCCTCGCCGATCGAATACGCCGCCGGCCTGCGCGACCACCTGCTGATCGCCCACGGCATGGTCGACGACAACGTGTTCTTCCGCGATTCGGTGAGCATGAGCCAGAAGCTGATCGAGCTGCACAAGGACAACTGGGAGATCGCCCCGTACCCGCTGGAAAAACATGGCTTCACCCGCGCCGACTCGTGGCTGGACGAATACAAGCGGGTGTTGAAGCTGTTCGAGCAGCAGTTGAAGTAG
- a CDS encoding ATP-binding protein codes for MSDSRRKIVIVSGAPGAGKTTLAVPLATRLGFPLFCKDFIKETLTDSLGDSGGDLAASRRIGGAAMELLWSLARQAPHAVLEANFRPRSTYERDKLASLDAVIVEVHCDCGPDETARRFRDRAAASAHHAAHPLKELPPDMLAQYAGPVRLGTVIAVDTRMPVDLERLVAKVLSALC; via the coding sequence ATGTCCGACAGTCGCCGCAAGATCGTGATCGTGTCCGGCGCCCCTGGCGCAGGCAAAACCACCTTGGCGGTACCGCTCGCCACACGGCTCGGGTTTCCGCTGTTCTGCAAGGATTTCATCAAGGAAACGCTGACCGACAGCCTCGGCGACAGCGGCGGCGATCTCGCCGCATCGCGCCGGATCGGCGGCGCGGCGATGGAACTGCTATGGTCGCTGGCGCGCCAAGCGCCGCACGCGGTGCTGGAAGCCAACTTCCGGCCGCGCAGCACATACGAACGCGACAAACTGGCCAGCCTGGACGCGGTCATCGTCGAGGTTCACTGCGACTGCGGCCCCGACGAAACCGCCCGACGCTTTCGGGATCGCGCCGCGGCCAGCGCGCATCATGCAGCGCATCCCTTGAAAGAACTGCCGCCGGACATGCTTGCGCAGTACGCCGGACCGGTGCGGCTGGGGACCGTGATCGCAGTGGATACGCGGATGCCGGTGGACCTGGAGCGGCTCGTGGCGAAGGTATTGAGCGCTTTGTGCTGA
- the xanC gene encoding xanthomonadin biosynthesis acyl carrier protein XanC has protein sequence MSSQTAAERELAELLVESLNLEDVQPGDIDPEAPLFNTGLGLDSIDALELALAISKRYGFQLRSDNDENRRIFASLRALSAHVEANKTS, from the coding sequence ATGTCTTCGCAAACCGCCGCCGAACGTGAACTGGCCGAGCTGCTGGTCGAGAGCCTGAACCTGGAAGACGTGCAGCCCGGCGACATCGATCCGGAGGCGCCGCTGTTCAATACCGGGCTGGGACTGGACTCGATCGACGCGCTGGAACTGGCGCTGGCGATCAGCAAGCGCTACGGCTTCCAGCTGCGCTCGGACAACGACGAGAACCGCCGCATCTTCGCCTCGCTGCGCGCGCTGTCGGCGCATGTCGAAGCCAACAAGACCAGCTGA
- a CDS encoding pteridine-dependent deoxygenase yields MSRPHPQFPHHEQRHPQLQVDYVAETDPGELLRDARVLAVFGFGNDAPRRADPRYLRVPLQPHGPRMLEVWRTDAPVSSGHDGDIAWASDGRLQFGVIEIDEQALDIEEASALAYAQITAFVARSATPRLLRIWNYLDAITLGSGDRERYRQFCVGRARGLGDFDASQLPAATAVGRCDDARVIQIYWLAAAQAGTPLENPRQVSAYRYPRQYGPQSPSFARAMLPPAGSDMPLLLSGTASVVGHASMHTGQLLAQLEETFANFDALLAAARTHSPDLPAQFGDGTRLKVYVREAADLPLVAAALDARFGDRVPRLLLHAVICRNELAVEIDGVHG; encoded by the coding sequence ATGAGCCGGCCGCACCCGCAGTTCCCGCACCACGAGCAGCGGCATCCGCAGCTGCAGGTGGACTACGTCGCCGAGACCGATCCGGGCGAGCTGCTGCGCGACGCACGGGTGCTGGCGGTGTTCGGTTTCGGCAACGACGCGCCGCGCCGCGCCGATCCGCGCTACCTGCGCGTGCCGCTGCAGCCGCACGGCCCGCGCATGCTCGAGGTCTGGCGCACCGACGCGCCGGTCAGCAGCGGCCACGACGGCGACATCGCCTGGGCCAGCGACGGGCGCCTGCAGTTCGGCGTGATCGAGATCGACGAGCAGGCGCTGGACATCGAAGAAGCCTCGGCCCTGGCCTATGCGCAGATCACCGCCTTCGTCGCCCGCAGCGCCACGCCGCGCCTGCTGCGCATCTGGAACTACCTCGACGCGATCACCCTGGGCAGCGGCGACCGCGAGCGCTACCGCCAGTTCTGCGTCGGCCGCGCGCGCGGCCTGGGCGACTTCGACGCCAGCCAGCTGCCGGCCGCCACCGCGGTCGGCCGCTGCGACGACGCGCGGGTGATCCAGATCTACTGGCTGGCCGCCGCGCAGGCCGGCACCCCGCTGGAAAACCCGCGCCAGGTCAGCGCCTACCGCTATCCGCGCCAGTACGGCCCGCAATCGCCGAGCTTCGCCCGCGCGATGCTGCCGCCGGCCGGCAGCGACATGCCGCTGCTGCTGTCCGGCACCGCCAGCGTGGTCGGCCACGCCTCGATGCACACCGGCCAGCTGCTGGCGCAGCTGGAGGAAACCTTCGCCAACTTCGACGCGCTGCTGGCCGCCGCGCGCACCCACAGCCCCGACCTGCCGGCGCAGTTCGGCGACGGCACCCGGCTCAAGGTCTACGTGCGCGAAGCGGCCGACCTGCCGCTGGTGGCCGCCGCGCTGGACGCCCGTTTCGGCGACCGCGTGCCGCGCCTGCTGCTGCACGCGGTGATCTGCCGCAACGAACTGGCGGTGGAGATCGATGGCGTGCATGGGTGA
- a CDS encoding ketosynthase gives MSKPTRPADPAAAAPWALALGVVLALAYSPLAHWANAAHRPDLAVLAGAALVLMVLVEPMARRRPWAWALALLALAALAPLWRSPHALLLLAAPPVLFTAWVAWFFGRSLQRGRTPLISRIVDALYRQAGLPLTPEQLRYTRRLTLAWTLLLAAMTLLNLLLALCAVPSGVLAQLGQASPVPIGDARASLIANLLGYGVIGGFFVGEYFLRGRWFPQRPYRNLPDFLHQLARLGPVFWRDLLR, from the coding sequence ATGTCGAAGCCAACAAGACCAGCTGACCCGGCCGCCGCCGCGCCGTGGGCGCTGGCGCTGGGCGTCGTGCTGGCGCTGGCGTATTCGCCGCTGGCGCACTGGGCCAACGCCGCGCACCGTCCCGATCTGGCCGTGCTGGCCGGCGCGGCGCTGGTGCTGATGGTGCTGGTGGAGCCGATGGCGCGGCGGCGGCCGTGGGCCTGGGCGCTGGCGCTGCTGGCGCTGGCCGCGCTGGCGCCGTTGTGGCGTTCGCCGCACGCGCTGCTGCTGCTGGCCGCGCCGCCGGTGCTGTTCACCGCCTGGGTGGCCTGGTTCTTCGGGCGCAGCCTGCAACGCGGGCGCACCCCGCTGATCTCGCGCATCGTCGACGCACTGTATCGCCAGGCCGGGTTGCCGCTGACCCCGGAGCAGCTGCGCTACACGCGCCGGCTGACCCTGGCCTGGACCCTGCTGCTGGCCGCCATGACCTTGCTGAACCTGTTGCTGGCGCTGTGCGCCGTGCCGAGCGGGGTGCTGGCGCAGCTGGGGCAGGCCTCGCCGGTGCCGATCGGCGATGCGCGCGCCTCGCTGATCGCCAACCTGCTGGGCTACGGCGTGATCGGCGGCTTCTTCGTCGGCGAGTACTTCCTGCGCGGGCGCTGGTTTCCGCAGCGTCCCTACCGTAATCTGCCTGACTTCCTGCACCAGCTGGCGCGGCTGGGGCCGGTTTTTTGGCGCGATCTATTGCGCTGA
- a CDS encoding cytochrome ubiquinol oxidase subunit I: MDAVLLSRIQFGFVISFHVLFPAFTIGLSSWLAFLEWRWLRTRDTLWRDLYFFWLKIFAVSFGMGVVSGIVMSFQFGTNWSVLSERAGNILGPLLSYEVLTAFFLEASFLGVMLFGWRKVPEKLHFLATCLVAVGTLISTFWILSANSWLHTPAGYAIVDGVFQPASWREVIFNPSFPYRLAHMVLAAFITTCFVIGGVSGWYLRRGVHVDVAGRMLKLAVAFAAIAVPLQIAAGDAHGLNTLEHQPIKVAAMEGHWHGEAPGAGVPLVLFAVPNEQAERNDYEVKIPRVGSLILTHTLDGEIAPLTSVPADQRPPVKPVFYAFRIMVGLGMAMLLLAFASLWFWWRGTLLRQRWLHLAWNAMLPAGFAALLAGWFVTEIGRQPYVIYGLLRTRDAGSAISPAMVWVSLGVYVAAYAFVFGFGGWYILKMLRKGPLPHEPEPQLHDGDRTPARPISAAGDALEETR; encoded by the coding sequence ATGGACGCAGTGCTGCTTTCGCGCATCCAGTTCGGATTCGTCATCAGCTTCCACGTGTTGTTCCCGGCCTTCACCATCGGCCTGTCGAGCTGGCTGGCGTTCCTGGAATGGCGCTGGCTGCGCACGCGCGACACGCTGTGGCGCGACCTGTATTTCTTCTGGCTGAAGATCTTCGCCGTGTCGTTCGGCATGGGCGTGGTCAGCGGCATCGTGATGAGCTTCCAGTTCGGCACCAACTGGTCGGTGCTCAGCGAGCGCGCCGGCAACATCCTCGGCCCGCTGCTCAGCTACGAGGTGTTGACCGCGTTCTTCCTGGAGGCCTCGTTCCTCGGGGTGATGCTGTTCGGCTGGCGCAAGGTGCCGGAGAAACTGCATTTCCTGGCGACCTGCCTGGTCGCGGTCGGCACGCTGATCTCCACCTTCTGGATCCTGTCGGCCAACAGCTGGCTGCACACGCCGGCCGGCTACGCCATCGTCGATGGCGTGTTCCAGCCGGCCAGCTGGCGCGAGGTGATCTTCAATCCGTCGTTCCCGTACCGGCTGGCGCACATGGTGCTGGCCGCGTTCATCACCACCTGCTTCGTGATCGGCGGGGTCAGCGGCTGGTATCTGCGCCGCGGCGTGCACGTGGACGTAGCCGGGCGGATGCTGAAACTGGCGGTGGCGTTCGCCGCGATCGCGGTGCCGCTGCAGATCGCCGCCGGCGACGCGCATGGTTTGAATACGCTCGAGCACCAGCCGATCAAGGTGGCGGCGATGGAAGGCCATTGGCATGGCGAGGCGCCCGGCGCCGGCGTGCCGCTGGTGCTGTTCGCGGTGCCCAACGAGCAGGCCGAACGCAACGACTACGAGGTCAAGATCCCGCGCGTGGGCAGCCTGATCCTGACCCACACGCTGGACGGGGAGATCGCGCCGCTGACCTCGGTGCCCGCCGACCAGCGGCCGCCGGTGAAGCCGGTGTTCTACGCGTTCCGGATCATGGTCGGATTGGGCATGGCCATGCTCCTGCTGGCCTTCGCGTCGCTGTGGTTCTGGTGGCGCGGCACGTTGCTGCGGCAACGCTGGCTGCACCTGGCCTGGAACGCGATGCTGCCGGCCGGCTTCGCGGCCTTGCTGGCGGGCTGGTTCGTCACCGAGATCGGGCGCCAGCCGTACGTGATCTACGGGCTGCTGCGCACCCGCGACGCGGGCAGCGCGATCAGCCCGGCGATGGTGTGGGTGTCGCTGGGCGTGTACGTGGCCGCGTACGCCTTCGTGTTCGGCTTCGGCGGCTGGTACATCCTGAAGATGCTGCGCAAGGGGCCGCTGCCGCACGAGCCCGAGCCGCAGCTGCACGATGGCGACAGGACGCCGGCGCGGCCGATCTCGGCGGCCGGCGACGCTCTCGAGGAGACGCGCTGA
- a CDS encoding FAD-dependent oxidoreductase: MNSTASVRASAPSPAAPQAPAAETPDVLVIGGGPAGCAAATLLAQQGWQVILLEKDRHPRFHIGESLLPMNIPILQRLGVLEQVRAIGVLKLGADFPNDSGGYNTFRFAKALDAQSDYAFQVPRADFDRVLFAHARAAGADLREGIKVETVQLDGAQPLVQERSADGVHSFRPRYLIDASGRDTFLGNKLKLKRANARHQSAALFSHFRGVARRPGEDAGNISIYRHPHGWMWLIPLPDDVMSVGAVCYPDYMKTRQGDSEAFLMRTLALNPDVVARMAGAQRVAPVHATGNYAYECTRMSGPRWLMLGDAYAFVDPMFSSGVYLAMHSAERGAAMVDAALRDPAREARLQRGLEKHLRRGLGEFKWFIYRFTSPTMRELFAQPRNVLQVEQAVVAMLAGDVFDNRAVLRRLRVFRAIYAMSAAAMLPRAWRSWRQRRRQAREQFHGDTLHGDNR, translated from the coding sequence ATGAATTCCACCGCCTCTGTCCGCGCGTCCGCGCCGTCCCCCGCCGCCCCACAGGCGCCCGCGGCGGAAACGCCCGACGTGCTGGTGATCGGCGGCGGCCCCGCCGGATGCGCCGCGGCGACCCTGCTGGCGCAGCAGGGCTGGCAGGTGATCCTGCTGGAAAAGGACCGCCATCCGCGCTTCCACATCGGCGAATCGCTGCTGCCGATGAACATCCCGATCCTGCAGCGGCTGGGCGTGCTCGAGCAGGTGCGTGCGATCGGCGTGCTCAAGCTCGGCGCCGATTTCCCCAACGACAGCGGCGGCTACAACACCTTCCGCTTCGCCAAGGCGCTGGACGCGCAGTCCGACTACGCGTTCCAGGTGCCGCGCGCCGACTTCGACCGGGTCCTGTTCGCCCACGCCCGCGCCGCCGGCGCCGATCTGCGCGAAGGCATCAAGGTCGAAACCGTGCAGCTGGACGGCGCGCAGCCGCTGGTGCAGGAGCGCAGCGCCGACGGCGTGCACAGCTTCCGCCCGCGCTACCTGATCGACGCCAGCGGCCGCGACACCTTCCTCGGCAACAAGCTCAAGCTCAAGCGCGCCAACGCCCGGCACCAGTCGGCGGCGCTGTTCAGCCATTTCCGCGGGGTGGCGCGGCGCCCTGGCGAGGACGCCGGCAACATCAGCATCTACCGCCATCCGCATGGCTGGATGTGGCTGATCCCGCTGCCCGACGACGTGATGAGCGTCGGTGCGGTGTGCTACCCGGACTACATGAAGACCCGCCAGGGCGACAGCGAGGCGTTCCTGATGCGCACCCTGGCGCTGAACCCCGACGTGGTCGCACGCATGGCCGGCGCGCAGCGCGTGGCGCCGGTGCACGCCACCGGCAACTACGCCTACGAGTGCACGCGCATGAGCGGGCCGCGCTGGCTGATGCTCGGCGACGCCTATGCCTTCGTCGATCCGATGTTCTCCTCCGGCGTGTACCTGGCCATGCACAGCGCCGAGCGCGGCGCGGCGATGGTCGATGCGGCGCTGCGCGATCCGGCGCGCGAGGCGCGGCTGCAGCGCGGCCTGGAGAAACACCTGCGGCGCGGCCTGGGCGAGTTCAAATGGTTCATCTACCGCTTCACCTCGCCGACCATGCGCGAGCTGTTCGCGCAGCCGCGCAACGTGCTGCAGGTGGAACAGGCGGTGGTGGCGATGCTGGCCGGCGACGTGTTCGACAACCGCGCGGTGCTGCGCCGGCTGCGCGTGTTCCGCGCGATCTACGCCATGTCCGCCGCCGCGATGCTGCCGCGCGCCTGGCGATCCTGGCGCCAGCGGCGGCGCCAGGCACGCGAACAGTTCCACGGCGACACCTTGCACGGAGACAACCGATGA